The region gttgattgtggagcaacacattcttttatttcttatccTTGTGTACGGAGGCTTGGTTTTGAGACAAGTCTTCTTCCTAATCCTATGATTATCTCGTCGGCTACTGACGATGTGGTAGAAGCTCGGGAAATTTGTAGGGAGTGTTTTATTACCTTCAATGGTCGTAGATTCTTGATTGACCTTATCTGTCTACCGCTTAAGAAGATCGATGTAGTACTGGGTATGGACTGGTTGTCGGCTAACTCGGTGTACATTGGTTGTAAGGAGAAGTCTATCTTCATCCCTGCTCGGGAGACTACACCAACCAGTGCCATTGAACATCTTTTTGAAGGTACGGTTAACATAATCAATTACCTTTTTACTCAAGAGAAGTCTTTCCTTTTGGTTCATACGTCGGACTCCAATGACAAGAAGAGTGTATCGGAGATTCCAGTTGTGTGTGAATTTTCCGATGTATTTCCCGATGATGTTACTTTTCTTCCGCCGGAAAGGGAAGTtgaattctctattgatcttgttccGGGTACTGCTCCAGTTCGATTGCCCCTTATCGAATGTCTCATGCAGAGCTTAGAGAGTtaaaaagtcagctagaagagttgttggcgaaacacttcattcgtcctagtgtttctccatggggagccccagttttgttggtaaagaaaAAATATGGTAGTATGTGTTTGTGCATCGACTATCGTCAGCTGAACAAGGTAACCATAAAGAATAAGTATCCTCTAccacggattgatgacctcctggatcaattgaaaggagtctgtgtgttctcgaagattgatctgaggtcgggatatcatcagattcgggttaaGAGTTCGGATGCATctaagactgcttttaggacgagaTACGGTCATTATGAGTTCTTGGTTATGCCATTCGGGGTAACCAATGCTCCTGCTGTCTTTATGGATTACATGAACCGAGTGTTCCAACCGTATTTGGACCAGTTTGTGGtaatcttcatagatgacatcttgatctaCTCTCAGACTATCGAAGAGCACATggagcatttgaggattgtgttgtCGGTTCTTAGAGAAAAGAGGTTGTTTGCGAAGTTTAGCAAATGTGAGTTCTGGATGTCTGAAGTCAAGTTTCTTGGACATGTCATATCTGGCGGCGGCGTAGCTGTAGACCCTTCAAAGGTAGAAGCAGTGATAAATTAGGAACGAACCAAGAATGCAACTGAGGTCCGTAGTTTCCTAGGCTTGGCAGGTTACTATCGGAGGTTCATTATGGGCTTTTCCAAATTGGCATTACCTTTGACTAGGCTTACAAGGAAGGAAGTTTCATTCGAATGGAATTCAGAATGTGagaagagttttcagaaacttaaGGAGAAATTGACTACAGCTCCAGTGTGTGTGATCCCAGATCCAAACCGATCTTACGAAGTTttctgtgatgcttctaagaaagggTTAGGTGGAGTGTTAATGCAAGATGGACAGGTTGTAGCTTATGCATCTAGACAACTGatatctcatgaagagaattatcctactcatgaccTTGAACTCGCTGCAATTGTGTTCGTGctcaaggtgtggcgacattatttgtatggagttcatttaGAGATGTTTAGCGATCATAAGAGTttaaagtatctctttgatcagaggGAACTTAACATACGTCAGAGGAGatggatggaatacttgaaggacTTTGACTTTGATTTGAAGTACCATCCCGGTAAAGCTAATAAGGTAGCGGATGCCTTGAGTAGGAAGGAGATTAAAGTTGCATAGCTGATGATGTTAGAATTTGGCCTTATAGAGAAGTTCAGAAATTTGGATTTGCAATTTGAGTGGGCACCAACGGGTGTGTTGATAAGTAACTTGTGTATTGAGAATGAGTTGCGGGAAAGGATCCGTCAAGCACAGTGGAATGATGTAGAATTGCAGGCTAAAGCAAACCTTCCAGATTTCGTTCGTACATCTGATGGACTCATTCTTTTTGGACGGGGGATGTGTGTGCCAAATGACGCGGAGTTAAGGAGGTTAATTTTGGACGAGGCTCACAAGAGCAAATTCACCATTCATCCCGGATCAACCAAGAGGTACAAAGACTTGAAAGGTAATTTTTGGTGGCCTAGTATGAAGAGAGATGTGGCTGATTATGTAGAGCAGTGCGTGATTTGCCAACAAGTGAAGATAGAGCACCAAAGGCCCGGTGGTATGTTGCAACCATTGGATATTCCTGTTTGGAAATGGGACAGTATATCCATGGACTTCATTGTGGGACTACCTCGAGCCTTAGGTGGCCATGACTCTATATGGGTGATAGTGGACCGTTGGACTAAGTCCGCGCATTTCTTACCGATTAAGACAACTCACAAGGTTTCTCACCTTGCGAGGCTTTTTGTAGTAGAAATTGTAAGATTGCACAGTGTACCTTCTagcattgtgtcggatagagatccgaagttCACCTCCCGATTTTTGAAAGCTTTTCATCAAGAGATGGGTACAGATCTAAATTTGAGcactgttagggaccaaatagtactaattttcatatattgtttttggtccctttagccactttttactcaataatcacacATTTATTCTTACAATCTGATAATTTTGCAATTTAGTTAGTTTTAGTTcttttgaattgttatttcactcgtttgttagttttgtagtgctTGGATTAAGTTTGAAGCTCATGGAAGCAAAAGGGGAATCacttgaagacttggattagcaaaagaagtgctgatgagaagtgtTTGCGCCGCAAACATCCTTGGCGCCGCAACCTGCAAAAATCCCATCTGTCTTGGTTTTTGGCTGGATTCTGATGTGGCAGAAACTAAAGTGTTTGCGCCGCAAACATCCTTGGCGCCGCAAACACTGCGAAGCAGAACTCCTCTTTCACTTTAGCTGGTCTGCCACTTGTCATTAGGTTTTTATCTTTTTTGAATATGGACAGAGTACGCATTTTTGGGGGGTTATTTTAGATAAAAGAAAAGGAACCAAGGCCATTCATTCTTCTATTCTATTATACACCACacattgagattagggttttggggAGAAAAGCTTGCATCTTTGTGAGAGATTGGCTCATAGTTTCTTATTCATTCTTCTtgttgtcaaccatggtgatgagtagctaaatcccactttgataagattggaggtagtagctatccttgttaactatgtatttcctctaacacttttgtatgaacttccttagtattgaaatggatgaatgttgttgttttatatttcatatttagatttgatttatgattgagaaatatatttcaagtcttgttctacaacatcttatcaagtagtgaataaatgctagagatagatttatttgccacttatctatttgtatcaatcaatcaagcttaatgtattgatagttagagtgagagatcatctaaagattaatatattaactttcacaacttagtttagacataaacattgttgagaggatactagaacattgcattgctattgaagtatactttagttgttaaagtcacataggagatagggatagtgaaaccaaaaccaatcttgtcaatcttttatctttgaacaaatcttattttattacttgtattaccttttgaatagaaaaatagaaactcaacttaaaccaactttgttacaacttaaacttaaagtgatagtaactatagaacggcggtaatatcatccaatctctgtggatacgatttaaaaatatttgccttgaatatacttTTCAataaattggcgccgttgccggggattggcgtttgatattgcaagcattgcaatagttcattgttttaagtttgtTACTTTATTCTTAATTCTTTTGCGTGTCActtggtttgctagttttgtagattcttgTGTATGCGAGAAAAGGCTACCGAAGAGCAATTTCATTTCGATCccgaaattgaaagaacactccgaaagctcaatagcaagacacgaagaagaaggaagttagcccaagagaagcaacaaagagaagaggcatctacttcttctaacaatCACATTGAAGAGGTAGTTGTAGACACTTTTGAAGGAGACATGGTGGGTGTTGTTCCAACCGAAATGTCCGCCAATAGTCCAAGACGTACCGCCCAATTTGCACGCAATTCTCAAGGTGGAGCAAATACGAAGATGAAGACCGGAATCCTCCAACTTGTTTATGCAAATCCATTCACCGGAATGGATCATGAGGATCCTTTCGCAcatctcaccaaattttatgagatTGCGGGTTCAACGGGAGTCGATGCGGCCAATGAAGAATCATTGTTCAAGAGACTATTTCCACACTCATTACTTGGGAAAGCCaaagaatggtatcttgatcaattaccaaatgtgatgacggattggaatctattggaagaaaaatttttaGAACGATATTTTCCTCAATCCCGATTCATGGAAGCTAAAACGGCAATTGCGGTTTTCAATCAAGGAAGCAACGAGTCCTTAAATGATGCTTGGGAAAGATTCAAATCCATGCTTAGAAAATGCAAGGGTCATGGTTTTGATGATCtcacacaaattcacatcttccgcaatggacttcaaccggtgcacaagacacttttggatgctaccgcgggtggctcTCTAATGTCAAAAAGCGCGGAGGATGCTATAATGATAATCGATCGTATGGCACTCAATGATCTCCAAACTCAACATGATAGGAGTCCATCACAAAGGAAGCCGGGTGTTCTCGAATTAAACACCAATGACGccatccttgctcaaaacaagATTCTCTCTCAACAAGTTGAGTTACTCACTAAGCAAATGTCGAAGCTTCCACAACAAATGAAGGAAATTCATGGGATGCAAATGACTTCTCACGTAGCAAGTTGTGAACTTTGTCAAGGTGACCATCCTACCGGGTTTTGTCCTCCTCCCGATggtgaagaagtgaattatgtcaacaatcaaaaccaagggtatcaaaggcaacctccacctCACAACAATCCTTACCAAAGAAACAACTAAGGATTCCAACCTTCAAGATTCGGCAATCAACACTATCAACATCAAAGTCCTTATCAAAGTTCAAACCCACAAGGCCAAGGTCAACAATCTCAAGGCGGAAGCTCAAAGTTGGAAGATACTCTTacacaattcatgcaagcatccatGGCTAATCAAAGGAGTAATGAAGCGGCCATAAAGAATTTAGAAAATCAAGTGGGTCAACTTGCAAAGCAATTGTCCGAGCAACAACCGGGAGCATCCTTTTCCGCCAACACCCAAACCAATCCTAAGGAACATTGTAAAGCCATTGTTACAAGAAGTGGGAGAAAGGTGAATAATGGTGTGAATGAAGAGGTCATAGTGGAAGATGATGAGGAAGTAGTAGTTGAAGAGGAAGAAGTGGAAGTGATAGTTGAAAATGAGGGAGAAAAAGTGAGGAAATGATAGAGGAAGACTTAGTTGAAAAAGAGaggaaagaagatgaagaaaaggaGAAAAACACTAAAAGTGTGAAGAGAAATAAAAAGAGAGATGAACAAAAGAGCGCAAATCCTTCCCAACACTTACCACACCCTCATGCCAAATCAAGGAAGGATAATGCAAGGCAATACGCTAGGTTTATGGATATTTTCAAACAACTCCAAGTGAATATCCCATTTTCCGAAGCGTTAgaacaaatgccaaaatatgcaaaGTTCACGAAGGATATTCTCACCAAGAAAAAGAGATATTCGGAAGAGGAGACTATTCTACTTGATGCTCGTTGTAGTGCCATAATCCAAAAGACATTACCAAAGAAAGAAGCCGATCCGGGACGAGTTACCTTACCGGTTACAATCGGAGGTCATTACATAGGTAACGGTTTGGTCGATTTGGGCTCAAGTATTAATTTAATTCCGTTATCTATCATCAAGAGATTGGGAAACATAGAGATGAAGCCGACCCAAATGACTTTGCAACTAGCCGATAAGTCTCTCACCTCTCCTTATGGAGTTGCACAAGACATGCTAGTCAAAGTGGACAAATTTTTGttcccggtagactttgtggTAGTTGATATGGAAGAAGACCGTGACGTACCATTGATACTTGGAAGACCTTTTATGAAAACAGCCTGGATGATGATCGACATAGACGATGGTCTTATGAAGGTGAGAGTGCAAGATGAAGAAGTCACTTTCAATCTCTTTGAAGCAATGAAGCATCCCAAGGATAAACATGACACATTTCTAGTCGATGCCACCGAAGAGGAGATCGAGGAGGTTGCTAATCAAGTTCACATCTCTAGTCATTTGGAAAGATCTCTTATAGGAGCTTACAATGCCTTATCCGagattgaagagaaagaaatggaaGCATTCTTGAATGAGTTGGAATCTTGTGGGGAGATAGATCATAATGAAGAAAAGGTAGAAGAGTTGCATGCGGAAAAGAAAGTGGAAGAATCAAAAATTGAGTTAAAGATGTTGCcacctcatttgaagtatgttttcCTTGGTGATAACTTCACTAAGCCGGTGATCATTAGTAATTCTTTGTCTACTCAAGAGGAGACTCGCTTAATCGAGGTGTTAAAGAAGCATGAAGGTGCAATAGGGTGGGTTTTATCTGATTTAAAAGGTATTAGCCCCGCTTATTGCATGCACAAAATCATGATGGAGGACGATTACAAACCGGTTGCTCAACCTCAAAGACGGCTCAACCCATCAATGAAGGAAGTCGTGAGGAAGGAAGTAGTTAAGCTATTAGAGGCC is a window of Vicia villosa cultivar HV-30 ecotype Madison, WI unplaced genomic scaffold, Vvil1.0 ctg.002145F_1_1, whole genome shotgun sequence DNA encoding:
- the LOC131638012 gene encoding uncharacterized protein LOC131638012, whose translation is MIEEDLVEKERKEDEEKEKNTKSVKRNKKRDEQKSANPSQHLPHPHAKSRKDNARQYARFMDIFKQLQVNIPFSEALEQMPKYAKFTKDILTKKKRYSEEETILLDARCSAIIQKTLPKKEADPGRVTLPVTIGGHYIGNGLVDLGSSINLIPLSIIKRLGNIEMKPTQMTLQLADKSLTSPYGVAQDMLVKVDKFLFPVDFVVVDMEEDRDVPLILGRPFMKTAWMMIDIDDGLMKVRVQDEEVTFNLFEAMKHPKDKHDTFLVDATEEEIEEVANQVHISSHLERSLIGAYNALSEIEEKEMEAFLNELESCGEIDHNEEKVEELHAEKKVEESKIELKMLPPHLKYVFLGDNFTKPVIISNSLSTQEETRLIEVLKKHEGAIGWVLSDLKGISPAYCMHKIMMEDDYKPVAQPQRRLNPSMKEVVRKEVVKLLEAVMIYPIFDSEWVIPVQVVPKKGGMTVIRNEKNELIPTITVTG
- the LOC131638010 gene encoding uncharacterized protein LOC131638010 codes for the protein MKKQVYGDRSSQHPQCGKCNRRHYGNCSFDAKKCFKCGMTGHFAKYCTTPDVPEKTKGRVYTLDARKAQGNTNLVAGTCYVNNQPLFVLVDCGATHSFISYPCVRRLGFETSLLPNPMIISSATDDVVEAREICRECFITFNGRRFLIDLICLPLKKIDVVLGMDWLSANSVYIGCKEKSIFIPARETTPTSAIEHLFEGTVNIINYLFTQEKSFLLVHTSDSNDKKSVSEIPVVCEFSDVFPDDVTFLPPEREVEFSIDLVPGTAPVRLPLIECLMQSLES